GAAGATGCAGTTTAGACTGTATTACTGTTTTTATCATTTGTTCGTGGCGTCGATGGTATTTGCCAGCGTCGTCAGCAACTTGGGGCTTATGTGGGTCGGTATCGAGCTGACGACGCTCGTGTCTGCACTCCTTGTAGCTCTCTACGGGAAACAACTCGCGCTCGAAGCCGCGTGGAAATACCTTATCATGGGCAGCGTCGGCATCTCGTTCGCGCTTCTCGGTATCATCTTCCTCTACATCTCGGCACTCCACTGCCCGCATCAGGAAGCGACGGCACTCCAGTGGCCCGAGATGATGGCTGTTGCCGACCATCTCAAACCGCGCTGGTTCGAGATCGGCTTCGTGTTCGTACTCGTCGGTTTCGGTGCGAAAGCAGGTCTTGCGCCGATGCATTTCTGGCTGCCTGATGCGCACAGCCAGGCGCCGTCGCCTGTCAGCGCTGTCTTGTCGGGCGTGCTTCTCAATACGGCGCTCTACGGTCTGTTCCGCGTCTATGCCATTGCACAGACGGCGATCGACGGTGCGGCGATGTATCTTATGATATTCGGTCTTGTATCGGTCGCTGTGACGATGCCGTTCCTTTTCGTGCAGTCGGACTTCAAGCGTATGCTCGCATACTCGTCCGTTGAGCATATGGGCATCATCACGCTCGGTGTCGGTATCGGCGGACCTTTGGGTCTATTCGGTGCGATGCTCCACATGATCAACCATGCGATGACAAAATCGCTCCTTTTCTTCTCGGCAGGTGCGATCTATCAGCGTTATCATACGAAACAGATCGACCGTGTCAAAGGCGTTCTCAAAACGATGCCGATCGTTGGGGGCGTGTTCCTTCTGGCGGCATTCGCTATCACGGGTGCACCGCCGTTCGGCGTATTTATCAGTGAGTTCATGATACTCATGGCAGGCTTCTCTACGGGCAACGAGGTCGCATCTATCCTCATGGCATCGCTCATCGTCCTCATTTTCGCAGGGATGATGTTCTACGTTGTCCGCATGGTATTCGGTACGGCTCCGTCGCGCGTATCATCGGCACCGATCAGCCGCTGGATGACGGCGGCGATGGTATTGCCGATGATCGCTGTTATGGTCTGCGGTCTTTATGTACCGCCGTATATTGAAAACCTCGTCCTTGCGGCGAGCGATGTATTGAAGGAGGTCATCCGCTGATGGAAATGAGTAGAAAACAGTTCGTCCTTCTCCTTCGCCAGCATTTCGGCAAGTCGCACGTTATCGAGCATGCACCGCGCCGCGTGGAGATCCACGTAGAACGCGATGAGCTTGAAGCTGTCTGCCGTTGGCTCAAAACAGAAGAAAACGCGCGCCTTATGACGATGGTCGGTACTGACGAACGTCCGCTCGGCGCCGCATTCGCGCTTTATTACGTCTACGGTGTCGATCGCTATCAGACGGTCGTCACGGTCAGCGTCAGCATCGGTGAAGACGATCCGACGTTCCCGTCGATGGCGGCAGAATTCCCTGCGCTCAACTGGTACGAACGCGAAGTCAACGACCTTCTCGGTCTGCGTGCCGTCGGTCACCCCGACCGCTCTCCGCTCGTCCTCAAAGCAGGCTGGCCGACGGGCGAATATCCGCTCCGCAAAGATTACGACCGTGAAAAAACACAAGTGATAGAAGATGTACCCGAAGAGGTACTCGAATACGAAGGCAACGAAGTCGTCGAAGTCCCTGTCGGCCCGATCCATGCAGGTATCATCGAACCGGGTCATTTCCGCTTCGGTGTTCTCGGCGACAATGTGCTCCACCTCGATGCGCGCCTTTTCTACACGCATCGCGGTGTTGAAAAAATGACCGAAGGCATGACGCTCGAGCAAGGTATCCTTGCCGCAGAGCGTACGTGCGGTGTCTGCGCGCTGAGCCATGCGCTTGCCTATGCGCACGCTGTCGAAGATGCAGGTAACGTCATCG
This genomic stretch from Selenomonadales bacterium harbors:
- a CDS encoding hydrogenase 4 subunit F, which encodes MEAVIGIFGLLIMAAVLVWVMPTKAYGTLQALLAVGSAVCGAWIGKLVIDGGVVTSYGQMFYIDGLGAINVLLVTTVGALAAIYSKGYMEEELAEGAITKMQFRLYYCFYHLFVASMVFASVVSNLGLMWVGIELTTLVSALLVALYGKQLALEAAWKYLIMGSVGISFALLGIIFLYISALHCPHQEATALQWPEMMAVADHLKPRWFEIGFVFVLVGFGAKAGLAPMHFWLPDAHSQAPSPVSAVLSGVLLNTALYGLFRVYAIAQTAIDGAAMYLMIFGLVSVAVTMPFLFVQSDFKRMLAYSSVEHMGIITLGVGIGGPLGLFGAMLHMINHAMTKSLLFFSAGAIYQRYHTKQIDRVKGVLKTMPIVGGVFLLAAFAITGAPPFGVFISEFMILMAGFSTGNEVASILMASLIVLIFAGMMFYVVRMVFGTAPSRVSSAPISRWMTAAMVLPMIAVMVCGLYVPPYIENLVLAASDVLKEVIR